In one window of Amblyomma americanum isolate KBUSLIRL-KWMA chromosome 9, ASM5285725v1, whole genome shotgun sequence DNA:
- the LOC144104965 gene encoding uncharacterized protein LOC144104965, translating into MQTTVLAFASLLLPSLAGLSTGASSVCALPYTGDDPGSCHLPPDECSYLLDAPPEELHTPEITVPWVATSTSATMPTCIKELHPLTPLRGLGVCTTAQPPNPLTFAMQVSTSYALFAKKSSNYILVQFSSPHCCVAIAVECAHVIHSLLMLSGDVETNPGPEGNAAVLAELQKLNAGQTLLITEIQGLKTQLNTTDQTIASLDKRMADLEAHYQTLLHLRNDIEIMQSTTINQAKKIEKLETRLDDAENQSRRNNLIFYGIPDPASAETWAESEKLVIDVCRNNLDITLEPNDIERAHRLGNHSADRTRPVIVKFLSHKTKDTLLSNGRKLKDTNYSIGEDFSRTVRHARKQLLVFAKANSNKYSLRFKTLHIGSKRYVFDASSQTVKEIA; encoded by the coding sequence atgcagacgaCCGTCCTCGCATTTGCCAGCCTGCTGCTGCCGTCCCTGGCAGGCCTGTCTACGGGGGCGTCATCGGTGTGCGCACTGCCGTACACTGGGGATGACCCGGGCTCCTGCCATCTACCGCCCGACGAGTGCTCGTACCTACTGGATGCGCCGCCAGAGGAGCTGCACACACCGGAAATCACAGTACCATGGGTGGCCACATCGACATCAGCAACAATGCCAACATGTATAAAAGAGCTTCACCCGCTGACACCGCTTCGTGGGCTCGGTGTCTGCACCACAGcgcagccacctaatccgcttacctttgcGATGCAGGTCAGTACATCGTATGCCCTCTTCGCTAAAAAATCCAGTAATTATATTTTGGTGCAGTTTTCGAGCCCGCACTGCTGTGTCGCCATTGCCGTTGAGTGTGCTCACGTAATTCATTCCTTGCTCATGCTATCAGGTGACGTTGAGACTAACCCTGGTCCTGAGGGAAACGCTGCTGTACTCGCTGAACTACAGAAGCTAAACGCGGGACAGACCCTGTTGATTACGGAAATACAGGGCCTCAAAACACAGCTGAACACAACAGATCAAACCATAGCAAGCCTAGACAAACGAATGGCCGATCTCGAAGCGCATTACCAAACACTTCTTCACCTCAGAAACGATATTGAAATAATGCAGTCAACCACAATCAACCaagctaaaaagattgaaaaactAGAAACACGCCTGGATGACGCGGAAAACCAATCACGTCGGAATAACCtcattttctatggcatccctgaCCCTGCTAGCGCTGAAACGTGGGCTGAGTCAGAAAAACTAGTCATTGATGTTTGCCGCAATAATCTTGATATAACCTTGGAACCTAACGACATTGAAAGAGCGCATCGCCTCGGAAATCATTCAGCCGACCGAACTCGTCCCGTAATCGTAAAATTCCTATCTCATAAAACCAAAGACACACTGTTATCAAATGGCCGTAAATTAAAAGACACAAACTACAGTATTGGAGAGGACTTTTCCCGCACCGTTCGACACGCGCGTAAACAGTTACTAGTGTTTGCCAAAGCCAATTCTAACAAGTACTCCTTGCGCTTCAAAACCCTGCACATCGGCTCAAAACGCTATGTATTTGACGCATCATCCCAAACCGTTAAGGAAATAGCATAG